The following is a genomic window from Miscanthus floridulus cultivar M001 chromosome 14, ASM1932011v1, whole genome shotgun sequence.
tcacaaaaatcttgatttgtttacccaaatatgatatcatcaacatagatttgtaacacaaacaagtcttttctaatcttcttgatgaaaagagtggtgttaaccttgcccattgtgaaccctttagagagtaggaagtccctcaatctctcataccatgctctaggtgcttgcttcaagccatacaaaactttcttcaacttgtacacatggttgggcttcttgtcatcttcaaaaccgggaggttgctcaacatatacttcttcattgatgtaaccattgagaaatgcactcttaatatctatttgatagagcttgatgttgtgggcacaagcataggctagcaagattctaattgcttccaatctagcaaccgaggcatatgtttctccaaagtcaagaccttcaacttgtgtatatccttgtgcaaccaatcttgctttgttccttacaactatcctatcttaatcttgcttgtttTTAAAGACctatttagttccaatcacattgcgTCCCTTTGATCTTTTTaccaattctcatacttgattttttgtgaagttattcaattcttcatgcatagcattcacccaatcaatatccttcaaagcttcatctatcttctttggttcaatggatgacacaaatgagaagtgttcacaaaatgaagccaatcttgatcttgtttgcacacctcttgaaatatctccaattatagtgtccaatggatgatctcttgtaacattggttggttggaggattggagctTGATTGCTTGCACATGCTTGATCGTTGGgtagagatgatgtactagccacttgatcttgttcattatcatgagagccacttgtactaacttgatttgtatcatcttgcacatttgagttagaaagCACTTGTActagatcatcttcatcatcattcacttgcctaggcctcaattcaccaatatccatgttcttcatgatatttgaaagttgaatgcctctaacatcttctaagttctcatcctctacttgtgaacccttggttttatcaaattcaacatcatgaacttcctcaagagtaccgctatccaaattccaaactctatatgctttgcttgtagtggaataaccaagtaggaatcctttattacatttcttgtcaaacttgcccattctagtgtctttcttcaagatatagcatttgcaaccaaagacccgaaaatatgcaatgttgtgctttctaccattcaagagctcatatggtgtcttctctttcaatgggtgacaataaagatggttgctacaatagcaagccatgttgatagctttggcccaaaaagattgactaacattgtactcactaagcatagaccttgccatatcaatgagtgttctatttttcctctcaacaaggccatttgattgtggagtgtacttggccgagaattgatgtctaattctaaattcatcacacaacttatcaattctaatgttcttgaactcactaccattatcacttctaactctcttgatggttgtttcaaactcattgtgaatgcctttgataaatgatttgaatattgcaaatacatcacttttgtccactagaaagaatacccatgtgtatctagtgtaatcatccactatcacaaagccatatttatttccaccaatgctagtgtattgtgttagcccaaacaaatccatgtgcaataactcaaatgctttactagtgctcatcatgcttttcttaggataggtgtttccaacttgttttctggcttgacaagagctacaaagtttatccttttcaaacacaacatctttcaagcctttaactaagtcatgcttaaccaatctattcaattgtttcattccaacatgaccaagccttctatgccataaccaacccatgctagacttagtgaacaagcatgtagataatttagcttcactagcattgaaaacaaccaagtatagattctcatatctaaagcctttgaagatcaagttagagccatctacacttatgatctctacatcatctaccccaaatatgcatttgaatccaaaatcacataattgagccatggatagcaaattgaagttcaagctttctactagcaacacattggatatgctcatgtcattggatattacaatcttaccaagccctttgaccttgcctttgccattatcatcaaatgtgatactatcataaccatcattgccattggtgttgattgagttgaacatccttgcatcatcggtcatgtgttgagtgcacccactatcaagaacccaatgccttcctccagctttgtaattgacctataaaaaaagatcaattccttttaggtacccaaacttgcttgggtccttgaaggttagccactaagctctttggtacccaaatggctttcttctttaagcccatccatggtttactaatgaacttagcctttacaccatttgtaccattAGTAAGCATGTagaaagaattaagcttaatggaggatacattagcgttTTTTctcttgttggtgcattcatgctctttgtgatcaacttgcttgcaattagtgcaaaaccgactattgttcttcacaaaactagttttgtgaggagcaaaggccgtctttcctttcttgggggtatagcccaatccctctttgtatagagaagctctttggctacccaagcatataagcaagcggtcctcaccaccataagccttagctaaggtgtgagtgagcttgttgacctccttcttgagattctcattctcaaccactagtgaggcatcacaagtgagaccgtcactactagatgaggtagaagtagaagtgctacaagaaggggtagtaggagcaacaatgataggtatagatagtgatgcattaattaaatcacaagtttccacatgcttctttttattttgctcatcaagcaaagatgaatgagccttttcaagctttttatgagcttttccaagcttctcattagcttcctctagcctctcatgagatgcattgagctcatcaaaggcttgcttaagggcttttagttccttacgcaagcttttgcattctcttcttttgatgtcaaagtgttctctagcatcttctagcatgtcaattaattcatctttagtaggttcatcatcatcactatcactatcattatcattatcattatcattttcattttcatcatcatgttcttcatcactttcatcatcacaagtttgtaccttagtggccttagccatgaagcaagacgaagagtcgaagagagaaggcttctcattgatggcaatgcttgcaagaaccttcttcttggtggtcttatcattatcactatcatcatcatcacttgaggaagcatcaatatcccaagtgaccacatatgaaccacccttcttcttcttgaaggttatcttgtccttctctttcttttccttcttgtccttcttcttgttcttcttattgtcatcatcattgtcgctattgtatggacattgagcaacaagatgatgtttgcttccacacttgaagcaccttcttgactcttctttgttcttgaatgaagacttctttcttctagcacggtatcccttcttcaccatgaacttaccaaatctcttgacaaatagagccatcttctcatcatcatcatcatcccatgaatcatcatcttcacttgatgtttcttgcttagctttacccttggatgatgtggccttgaatgccatactcttcttcttctcctccatcttctcatctttcttctctttcttttcttccttctcataaTCATCTCTATAtttatcatcggtcattatatctcccaaaacttggtttgatgtcatggtgtccaaaccacttctcactagaatggtgaccaatgtaccaaatcttgaaggcaagtatctcaagaacttatgggagaagtccttgtccttcacttcttctccaagtgctttgagatcattgataagcacttgaagcctatgaaacatctccggcacactctcatcctccttcatcttgaagcttgcaaacttctctttgagaatgtatgccattgcacccttcatggcttgagtgccctcaaatgattcttccaacttcttccaagcctcatgagccatcttaatattcttgatttgctcaaatattctttcgtcaattgcatcatgaatagcacttagagcaatatcattgttttgaagaagcacttcttcggtggcagtgggattctccggatcaccaatctcaatttttgtttccaccaccttccacacttttctattgattgacttaatgtgtgtggtcatctttgacttccaataaggataatttgagccatcaaattagggtggcttcttggtgttgttgacttgagccatttttacaccgaaggttgttaagcctcaaatcacggtgacctcggctctgataccacttgaaaggttctaatggctagagggggaggtgaatagcctaataaatttctacaacaacacttaacaaaatggttagacaattatgtggagaagtaagtgttgcgctagcctactcaaaatgcaagccacctaccacaattctagtttagataatatctattcacacaatagctataacactactctatgttagtgtgctctcaaagactaactaaagagtcacaccaaccaagcaaacaagctctcaaaactaggctacactaaagagcttgacaactagtttgtggtaatataaagagagtgatcaagaaggttataccgccttgTCGAGAAAGGAACCAATTAATCACAacgatgaataacaatgaagaccaatcaccttggaatcaaatgaagaacacaatgatttttatcgaggttcacttgcttgccggcaagctactcctcattatggcgattcactcacttagaggttcacgcactaattggcatcacacgccaaaccctcaatagggtgtcacacaaccaacacaagatgaggatcacacaagccacgaataatccactagagtaccttttggctctccatcggggaaaggtcaagaacccctcacaatcaccacgatcagagccgaagacaatcaccactctccgctcgacgatcctcgctactccaagccatctaggtggcggcaaccaccaagagtaataagcggcattcgcagcgaaacacgaacaccaagtgcctctagatgcaatcactcaagcaatgcacttggatcagtcccaatctcactatgatgataaatcaatgatggagatgagtgggaggactttggctaagctcgcaaggttgctatgtcaatgaaaatggccaaagttgtgagccatagctggccatggggcttaaatagaagcccccacaaaatagagccgttataccccttcactgggcataacgcgggctgaccggacgctctggtcagttgaccggacgctgagcccccagcgtccggtcgctcgtagtTAGCCATGTGTCCCGACTTCAACAGTCATCTATATTGACCAGATGCTCtgcctgagttgaccggacgctgaacacccaatgtccggtcgtttacagtaaggttccaaaactgaCTTTTgtcgatcggacatgtccggtcatgctcgaccggaccctgccagcgtccggtcacactttgacttcttactgtgctgaccgacaatacgatcggacacagcccttcagcgttcggtcactgagcgacccagtgtccgatcagttgaccgacgccagcatctttgcgaccaactctatttcacctctaacttcttcaaccttgctcaaatgtgccaaccaccaagtgtatcaccttgtgcacatgtgttagcatattttcacaaacattttcaagggtgttagttctccactagattctaaatgcatatgcaatgagttagagcatctagtggcactttgataaccgcattccgatacgagtttcacccctcttaatagtacgactatcaaacctaaatgtgatcacactctctaagtgtcttgatcaccaaaacaaaatagctcctatggtttatacctttgccttgagcttcttatttttctctttcttctttccaagtccaagcacttgatcatcaccatggcatcatcttcatcatgctatgatctttgtttgcttcgcaacttggagtgtgctacctatctcatgaacacttgataaactaggttagcacttagggtttcatcaattcaccaaaaccaaactagtgcttTCAGTCGGTCACAagctgacccatgctggacccctATGAATAGGAAGCTGGGGCCCGACTCAGACTAGCCCGTTAGCAGCTCGTCGAGCAGCAAGTTTCGTCCATTGAGAAAAAACATGGCATGGATCAGCCCCTTCGTTTtatcgaaaaaatgcttgagggacgactattacaaagacgagccgacccttgactgGACCCCTGCTACGCGTGAGGTCTCGagaaaagttggactcgcaaggagaccgaacgtgcGATCGTAGTACGACGACGGACGAATTGGATCCTAGGGgaccagaatcaagaaaaatctttccgacctcctaaatcctacggttacatgccccAAAAGGGCCGATCACGACAAAAGGGAACCGTCGTCCTACCAGGACACACcgcgggctacaaaaagaaggtcaaggccctcagagtcctcccgtccGGAAAAGCcttcaaaggagtattctactcctccacaggctcgggggctactgtcgggtattgaTATTAGGGATACTCAAAGCAAGAGAGTTAGCGCCCGCGCTGGCTTTCCCGGATagagcaagacgtattaaaaagTCTCGTCCGACCTCGATGCCGCGTGCTCTGtgggtctcgcccaaggccgcgggctccatctcgccagaccccttgggttcgcgctccgtctcgcccgaccccttgggttcgcgttccatctcgcccgaccgggacccataccaccgccaaccactctaggtccaaacatatgggcctgggtcaaaactttgACACCAGGAAGAGACTGACATGActtgatgtaacccgtggccatgatgggccatacctgaggattcacatcaagaacagcgtcgagcGTGGcgatgctgttctgcctaaccctcgtacgaacactgatagGTGCATCAGTTTACCACGACGTCCACTAGgatggaatggaacgccatgacccgccaatgacgcctgcgcatggcgccagtgacgaacagggccacgacgtggagccatccctgttgacatctactgGATCGGTAGGACctgtatgaaggagaagaaggacccggcgatcctgaaagccttcttctctcttgttcttctcctttttcctccactgtaacctacacttttccttcacctataaaaggggaagcagagcGCCCCATGAGGAAAAAGATAGATCCGCACGAGACCGAACCACGagaaaaaacacaagagcacgacacaagCACATAGCTGAacggcaatcgagctctcagcacccgttcactccttccaccagagacttgggatcactcgcctgtttgtaacccctactgcaaacaaAGTGTCGAAGTGtcgataacacgagcagcagcgaactggacatagggacgtttcgcccgaaccagtataaacccttgtgtcctccgtgcacaccatccgagccagacgcgcaaatacaaatttactcgtcggtggtccgaaaacaccgacaattgcGGAATCCAAACTCAAAATAGGTGTCCAACACAATACCTATAGTCTCCAAGAGTATCTATATGGAAGATCTATTTTAGGTGCCAGGAGATGCATAACCCAAATCTGAATATCCTCTCTTCTGTAAATCCATTTGCAGAAAAGGTTGTCTTTTAGGTCTTGTtgttgaagaagacaaaaaaaataAGTATGGAACCCtttacctgtagcgctacccaaaaggACGAATGAATATTATATTTTGGGTCGTGGTTGATGGAGACAGTCTTACACGGCGATTTTCTACGAAACTAAACACAGTAGCTCCGCTATTGATAACAGTATCTATCTTGTTCAGCAGCTTACagcgtgtttagtttcaggaagttgaaatttaggctactgtagcactttcgtttttatttggcaattagtattcaaacatggactaatttggctcaaaacgttcgtctcgtaattttccaccaaactgtgcaattaattttttttcgtctacatttaatatccCATGCACGAGccataaacattcgatgtgatggctactgcagCACTTTTTGGAATTTTAGGTTGAAAATAAAACTTAACTGAGGGCGCCGGAGAAGAAGCGCAAAGTCAGGCCAGGCGAGAGCAATCTATGCAAAGAGTGACAGGAccgaggaggaggaagacgaacGATGATGGCGTATCTTTGGACCTTCTCTTCTTCCCAGGGAGAGACTGCGTCATCAATTCACCTCCATCATCACACTTTGCTGTTGACAGCCTCGTGTCTGCAGCTGCAGTAGTCCAGAGTGTGATGACGACCAGCATTGCTCGTGAACGGCTGGATTTGAACACACCTACTACCCAGTACCGATCCGCTGCTCGCCCTTGAGCTCGACTATAGGGCCGGCACCGGCTCCGGCTGGCTATAAATAGGGCCCCAGGCCAAGCGTGCTGATCGCATTGCAGCACAACAACACAGACCGATCGAGCTCTTCTTGCTCAAGCCTCCTTCCACACATATCATCATCATCTGCCTTTGAAGCTTGAAGGCCAACCGATCGACCGCTTCAGACACTTCAGAGAGAGGTGACGTCCTCTCGCTTGCATCCAAAAGCTAGTGTTAGCTGTCGTCTCTTGTTCCGTTGCTTTAATTTGTCTGCTCAACCGCTGTTGTTCATGGATCgatgcttcttctctttgcatacaTACAGATACAGGTAGTTTTGGGTGCAGATCGAGCGCAGGGATCGACCGATCGATGGAGCGCGCGGAGAACGAGCGGCTGCGGAGGATGGCGCAGGGGAAGTGCCTGGAGAACCTGCTCATCATGCAGGAGAACGAGGGGATGCGGAGGAAGGCGCAGCAGCTGGACCAGGAGAACAAGGCCCTCCTCGCCGAGCTCaagcagcgccagcagcagcagcaccagggtGCCGCCGGCCCTTCCGGCTCCGTCTCCGGTTCTGgttctgccgccgccgccaacctCAAGGCAAAGGCGGCCGGCggcaagcagcagcagcccaaGTGAAGAAGCAGCCACTAGCCACTGCTCGGTCGTGCATGCACGCATGCAAGCTTGTCTTTCTTATCTGTAAAtaagtactagtactagtagtgtAGCAGGCAGGTAGTAGCTGGTTACTTAGCAGTGAGTGGAGTGGATGTCGTAGTAGAACCAAGGAGAAGCTAGATGGTGAGAACGAAGCCAGCCAGCCAGCAGTGGCAGCATTTTGTGCTATGTATGTATGCAGCAGTGCAGTACTTAGCTTGTCAGTCAGCAATTCATCATCGTTCAGCTTATCTTCCACGATGCTTATGCTTCGATGCCGTGCGTCATTTCCAGCACTTCATTCTCCATATATATCGCGCATTCTCCTCTGTTTAATTAGTTATTATATAGTTTGTATATAGAAGAAAATAAGGAGATATATCAATACATCAGGTTGTATATAAATTGTGAATCAACTTCGAGTTGATGGCTCCCTTTTTCAAAATGTGAAACGGGAACCGCTTGCTTTTTCAATCTAAAATAATTTTAGATTGATGATGCCCGGGAGAACGGGCCAATAAACTAGGCTAGGTAGAGCGGATGAGATCAAACAGGTCCATGACCAGAGCCTCGCGCGTAGAGGTTTGGGCTTCATTTCATAAGAAGCCCACAGTAGACCATGCCTAATATGGGCCCCACGTACAAAAGCTTAGGCCTAGCATTAAATTCAGCCCATCGATCATCTCCGTCTGCGAACACATATGTGCCCACATGTGTGGATTATGTGACGAGTGGTTGTCGGGAGA
Proteins encoded in this region:
- the LOC136505522 gene encoding protein LITTLE ZIPPER 3-like, with the translated sequence MERAENERLRRMAQGKCLENLLIMQENEGMRRKAQQLDQENKALLAELKQRQQQQHQGAAGPSGSVSGSGSAAAANLKAKAAGGKQQQPK